Proteins encoded by one window of Crassostrea angulata isolate pt1a10 chromosome 9, ASM2561291v2, whole genome shotgun sequence:
- the LOC128163633 gene encoding uncharacterized protein LOC128163633 isoform X1: MLKFWILLAAILSGLLLTQCKSHESDSRKLHILWTKYKELKEDVDKLKSLHQKEQSDSSSCSSSSSSEEEEDEDDSKEEDGKKEEGSDEDNGGGGSKEENKEQNNYNEYTKFPIRYHQIRLISTGTEYNACTVQIEAPVKTKFICYTENSQFMFPVESTESPPKPIPNPRHEMIGGLHHVTCYSRSGIMQLSAGIEPQYTTFVAVVPASGRNSLNDDLSDLNVEFKEYTNTEHDEYREARVDFRFQNKTTPDNIDGILLWKNESKGTLQWTNDGEQQSINLTTNVSSVSESETMVLLRVPVDEVEEIHGSTSVYLEYRLEVSRGINLRFDMQLLGKTSLLEPLSLTEIAKLNGNRDKTFTENQRGNIQCSFFTNPTAAVDILKKDDKGMNRVLETFKTYYNGIAFAVKIWENVTNDVSGQYLCRATAGSRIVEDEFNVDVVGFVRILNANVIKIDNLVTINIEATAERSKSINMECHVELSDPYELNDAILFRERSIKNDSSLVSSLDMLDEDDNNSLSDYLEEYSPLVIDYARTIEFSTQNDSLKKNISVVLDLEMVPETPSKVSCTARNIEPDRIQIDDHMTNWITLTII; this comes from the exons ATGTTAAAGTTTTGGATTTTACTTGCAGCCATTTTGAGTGGACTTTTACTGACACAGTGTAAAAGTCATGAATCAGATTCAAGAAAG CTACACATTCTATGGACAAAGTACAAAGAACTAAAAGAGGACGTCGATAAACTTAAATCGTTACATCAGAAAGAACAG AGCGATTCGTCGTCATGTTCATCGTCATCGTcatctgaagaagaagaagacgAAGATGATAGTAAAGAAGAGGACGGAAAAAAAGAAGAGGGATCTGACGAAGATAACGGGGGTGGTGGAtccaaagaagaaaataaagag CAGAACAATTATAACGAATACACCAAATTCCCCATAAGATATCATCAAATACGACTCATTTCAACCGGAACCGAGTACAATGCTTGCACAGTCCAGATCGAGGCTCCAGTGAAGACAAAATTCATTTGCTACACCGAAAACTCCCAGTTCATGTTCCCAG TTGAATCTACCGAAAGTCCTCCAAAACCAATACCGAATCCTCGTCACGAGATGATTGGTGGGCTACATCACGTGACCTGCTACTCACGCTCTGGTATTATGCAATTGTCAGCGGGCATAGAGCCACAATATACTACATTTGTAGCCGTTGTACCAGCCTCGGGACGCAACAGTTTAAATGACGACCTTAGTGACCTCAACGTAGAGTTCAAAGAGTACACCAATACAGAGCACGACGAATATCGGGAAGCAAGAGTTGATTtcagatttcaaaataaaactactCCTGACAATATTGACGGTATATTACTCTGGAAAAATGAATCCAAAGGCACATTGCAATGGACAAATGACGGGGAACAGCAGAGCATCAACTTAACAACTAATGTCTCTTCCGTGTCTGAGTCTGAAACTATGGTGCTTTTAAGGGTTCCGGTTGACGAAGTCGAAGAGATTCACGGAAGTACGAGTGTGTATCTTGAATATCGATTGGAGGTCTCACGGGGAATAAATTTACGTTTTGATATGCAGCTACTGGGAAAAACTTCGTTACTTGAACCTCTAAGTCTAACGGAAATTGCAAAACTCAATGGCAATAGAGACAAAACGTTTACCGAAAACCAAAGAGGAAATATCCAGTGTTCTTTTTTTACCAATCCTACTGCCGCTGTAGATATTCTAAAGAAAGATGACAAAGGGATGAACAGGGTTTTGGAAACCTTTAAAACGTACTACAATGGTATTGCTTTTGCCGTTAAAATTTGGGAAAATGTTACAAACGATGTCAGTGGACAGTACCTTTGCAGAGCTACTGCCGGTAGTCGTATTGTTGAAGACGAATTCAACGTTGACGTTGTTGGATTTGTCCGGATACTCAACGCAAATGTCATCAAAATTGACAATCTT GTAACAATTAACATTGAAGCTACTGCAGAAAGAAGCAAAAGTATAAATATGGAGTGTCACGTGGAACTCAGTGACCCTTACGAATTGAACGACGCCATATTGTTTCGGGAGCGGTCAATTAAAAACGATTCATCCCTCGTGTCATCACTGGACATGTTAGATGAAGATGATAACAACTCGCTATCAGATTACCTGGAAGAATACAGCCCTCTTGTTATCGACTATGCTCGAACCATCGAATTCTCTACCCAGAACGATTCTTTGAAGAAGAATATCTCCGTTGTTCTAGATCTTGAGATGGTCCCCGAGACGCCATCTAAGGTGAGCTGCACTGCCCGGAACATCGAGCCCGATAGAATACAGATTGACGACCACATGACAAATTGGATCACTTTAACGATTATTTAA
- the LOC128163633 gene encoding uncharacterized protein LOC128163633 isoform X2, with the protein MLKFWILLAAILSGLLLTQCKSHESDSRKLHILWTKYKELKEDVDKLKSLHQKEQSDSSSCSSSSSSEEEEDEDDSKEEDGKKEEGSDEDNGGGGSKEENKENNYNEYTKFPIRYHQIRLISTGTEYNACTVQIEAPVKTKFICYTENSQFMFPVESTESPPKPIPNPRHEMIGGLHHVTCYSRSGIMQLSAGIEPQYTTFVAVVPASGRNSLNDDLSDLNVEFKEYTNTEHDEYREARVDFRFQNKTTPDNIDGILLWKNESKGTLQWTNDGEQQSINLTTNVSSVSESETMVLLRVPVDEVEEIHGSTSVYLEYRLEVSRGINLRFDMQLLGKTSLLEPLSLTEIAKLNGNRDKTFTENQRGNIQCSFFTNPTAAVDILKKDDKGMNRVLETFKTYYNGIAFAVKIWENVTNDVSGQYLCRATAGSRIVEDEFNVDVVGFVRILNANVIKIDNLVTINIEATAERSKSINMECHVELSDPYELNDAILFRERSIKNDSSLVSSLDMLDEDDNNSLSDYLEEYSPLVIDYARTIEFSTQNDSLKKNISVVLDLEMVPETPSKVSCTARNIEPDRIQIDDHMTNWITLTII; encoded by the exons ATGTTAAAGTTTTGGATTTTACTTGCAGCCATTTTGAGTGGACTTTTACTGACACAGTGTAAAAGTCATGAATCAGATTCAAGAAAG CTACACATTCTATGGACAAAGTACAAAGAACTAAAAGAGGACGTCGATAAACTTAAATCGTTACATCAGAAAGAACAG AGCGATTCGTCGTCATGTTCATCGTCATCGTcatctgaagaagaagaagacgAAGATGATAGTAAAGAAGAGGACGGAAAAAAAGAAGAGGGATCTGACGAAGATAACGGGGGTGGTGGAtccaaagaagaaaataaagag AACAATTATAACGAATACACCAAATTCCCCATAAGATATCATCAAATACGACTCATTTCAACCGGAACCGAGTACAATGCTTGCACAGTCCAGATCGAGGCTCCAGTGAAGACAAAATTCATTTGCTACACCGAAAACTCCCAGTTCATGTTCCCAG TTGAATCTACCGAAAGTCCTCCAAAACCAATACCGAATCCTCGTCACGAGATGATTGGTGGGCTACATCACGTGACCTGCTACTCACGCTCTGGTATTATGCAATTGTCAGCGGGCATAGAGCCACAATATACTACATTTGTAGCCGTTGTACCAGCCTCGGGACGCAACAGTTTAAATGACGACCTTAGTGACCTCAACGTAGAGTTCAAAGAGTACACCAATACAGAGCACGACGAATATCGGGAAGCAAGAGTTGATTtcagatttcaaaataaaactactCCTGACAATATTGACGGTATATTACTCTGGAAAAATGAATCCAAAGGCACATTGCAATGGACAAATGACGGGGAACAGCAGAGCATCAACTTAACAACTAATGTCTCTTCCGTGTCTGAGTCTGAAACTATGGTGCTTTTAAGGGTTCCGGTTGACGAAGTCGAAGAGATTCACGGAAGTACGAGTGTGTATCTTGAATATCGATTGGAGGTCTCACGGGGAATAAATTTACGTTTTGATATGCAGCTACTGGGAAAAACTTCGTTACTTGAACCTCTAAGTCTAACGGAAATTGCAAAACTCAATGGCAATAGAGACAAAACGTTTACCGAAAACCAAAGAGGAAATATCCAGTGTTCTTTTTTTACCAATCCTACTGCCGCTGTAGATATTCTAAAGAAAGATGACAAAGGGATGAACAGGGTTTTGGAAACCTTTAAAACGTACTACAATGGTATTGCTTTTGCCGTTAAAATTTGGGAAAATGTTACAAACGATGTCAGTGGACAGTACCTTTGCAGAGCTACTGCCGGTAGTCGTATTGTTGAAGACGAATTCAACGTTGACGTTGTTGGATTTGTCCGGATACTCAACGCAAATGTCATCAAAATTGACAATCTT GTAACAATTAACATTGAAGCTACTGCAGAAAGAAGCAAAAGTATAAATATGGAGTGTCACGTGGAACTCAGTGACCCTTACGAATTGAACGACGCCATATTGTTTCGGGAGCGGTCAATTAAAAACGATTCATCCCTCGTGTCATCACTGGACATGTTAGATGAAGATGATAACAACTCGCTATCAGATTACCTGGAAGAATACAGCCCTCTTGTTATCGACTATGCTCGAACCATCGAATTCTCTACCCAGAACGATTCTTTGAAGAAGAATATCTCCGTTGTTCTAGATCTTGAGATGGTCCCCGAGACGCCATCTAAGGTGAGCTGCACTGCCCGGAACATCGAGCCCGATAGAATACAGATTGACGACCACATGACAAATTGGATCACTTTAACGATTATTTAA
- the LOC128164068 gene encoding GTP-binding protein Di-Ras1-like encodes MKMEPKTSSVFRIVFLGGPGVGKTSIIQRCVYNEFKEKSSPTVEDMYFYKLNLPDGQCGRFEVVDTSGLLEFSAMIDLRISQAQALVVVYAINNERSFLLAKSLCERIRQIKGRDFQHILLVGNKLDRTDRKVSTVSACRFVGWQPKCLLVESSARYDLNIKAIFNILLDSLSTCDADAQINREIT; translated from the exons ATGAAGATGGAGCCGAAGACTTCGAGCGTGTTTAGAATTGTGTTCCTTGGTGGACCCGGGGTGGGGAAAACCTCCATTATTCAACGATGTGTCTACaatgaatttaaagaaaagtCTTCTCCGACTGTAGAAGACATGTATTTCTACAAATTAAATCTTCCAG ATGGCCAATGCGGACGATTTGAAGTCGTGGATACATCGGGATTACTGGAATTTTCCGCCATGATTGACTTGAGAATAAGCCAGGCCCAAGCGTTGGTGGTAGTATATGCAATTAACAACGAAAGGTCATTTCTACTCGCCAAGAGTTTGTGTGAAAGAATTCGACAAATAAAAG GAAGGGATTTTCAGCATATCTTGCTTGTTGGAAATAAATTGGACCGAACAGATAGAAAAGTTTCCACGGTTTCGGCTTGTCGGTTTGTTGGCTGGCAGCCGAAGTGCCTGCTGGTGGAATCAAGCGCCAGATACGACCTTAACATCAAAGCTATCTTTAACATTCTTTTAGACAGTTTATCAACATGTGATGCGGATGCTCAGATTAACCGAGAAATCACCTAG